Proteins from a single region of Chryseobacterium scophthalmum:
- a CDS encoding PaaI family thioesterase, whose product MTPEKTKLMTDSFNRSETLKFYKAELLEVETDFVSIKIPKMELMTRKAGMFNGAMIASLVDVSSGYAAVSHYEEDCYVVTVELKVNYLRPAMGDALVSKSYVVKGGSKISVIRTEIYTVDENRTSESHVATSLVTMMKIK is encoded by the coding sequence ATGACCCCCGAAAAAACAAAACTCATGACCGATAGTTTCAACCGTTCTGAAACTTTAAAATTCTACAAAGCTGAATTATTAGAAGTAGAAACTGATTTTGTGTCCATTAAAATTCCAAAAATGGAATTAATGACCAGAAAAGCCGGAATGTTCAACGGAGCGATGATTGCTTCTTTGGTTGATGTTTCTTCAGGATATGCTGCAGTAAGTCATTATGAGGAAGATTGCTATGTAGTAACGGTGGAGTTGAAGGTTAATTATTTAAGACCTGCAATGGGAGATGCCTTAGTTTCGAAATCTTATGTAGTAAAGGGTGGTTCCAAAATCAGTGTTATCAGAACTGAAATTTATACGGTTGACGAAAACCGTACTTCGGAAAGTCATGTAGCAACATCTTTGGTGACGATGATGAAAATTAAATAG
- a CDS encoding phage holin family protein, producing the protein MNLIIRLLVTAIVAFLLTKILPGVHFEGFSTAIIFAIVLGLLNLIVKPVLSLFGLPLTIITLGFFALVINAIIILIADYFIDSMVVDGFWWAFIFSIALSIVTSLANSMFSDGD; encoded by the coding sequence ATGAACTTAATTATTCGATTACTGGTTACAGCTATTGTCGCCTTTTTGTTAACCAAGATTTTACCGGGAGTACATTTTGAAGGCTTTTCAACCGCTATTATTTTTGCCATTGTTTTAGGGCTTTTAAACCTTATCGTAAAACCTGTTTTAAGCCTTTTTGGTTTGCCGCTTACAATTATTACTTTAGGCTTTTTTGCTTTGGTAATTAATGCCATTATTATTCTTATTGCAGATTATTTTATTGATAGTATGGTGGTAGATGGTTTTTGGTGGGCGTTTATTTTCAGTATAGCACTTTCTATAGTGACATCGCTTGCCAATTCGATGTTTTCAGACGGAGATTAA
- a CDS encoding T9SS type B sorting domain-containing protein, producing the protein MTKYLQTFLLFVSCYAYSQVPVSVKVKDALGNENFHVTCTNDLDANGCIPLHVEYPELKQATTYQLTQGTYDPPIPLNQGTALNANFDDLFTPKIDLPFKFCFFNQYFESVVIGSNGMVTFDLNQQGNINYPNVLWQNPNQGLPKNSIFGVYHDMVFSAADASEIYYSTIGTAPYRKFVISYYDGRVAGCTDRSSSQIVLHETTNIVEVFVDKKLTPCPTRKFENALIGIINDTGSLGYSPASRNTGNWQAMQEAWKFTPTGSTIQPTVTWTNSAGQTVASGIQATLCPTQNEVYTANVVFNICGNSNLTLTDDFTLDFDPSYPISRDYTQDFCGNAPIQLNLNDFKPNVTSQNPASFNFTFHQSLTDAQNNQNSISTSYSLNSNKVLYVRIQNPNVPGCFRVAVLTLNFITKNLLTDSILLCDTNNDGIEQNYDLSFLNSQLFPAGTSGFSYYLSQSDAQNNTNAVTTANIIVNTKVWVRLQDAACTYILGPVNFTFQPGVNANSPINFSYTMCDINADNNEPFDFALNIGPLITTQPGVTFTVYQTFAEAYNNSGTVVGTIKEGQYTVYIRVQIPGGCFAVVTVNLNITFTKILVNDKNEYICFNGTEDITVNLQTLSANMLVTPSTVPVTEFYDNYSAALDGINPISPTQTITENGNFVSKTFYVRFEQSETCYTIRAINVHLVHPVIVDSNFSVCDFNNDNTEVVPLAQFSGAIIGNQNATTTFYLTQADAQNGTNPVTSVNVVGTRQLFVKINSYNCTQIYPVTISLISTPAVNSVVNINLTNICDNNNDGVELYNLLSAQPQIYSGSNVTFTYYTSYDPATHVFSGLIANPNEFPIPGNATVFVKVQFNNNECFSASQLNIQMTFLPVIVLKNAVLNTCDEDFNLNETFQLNDAIPQMFLASQNTYPLSDMTITYYNTLAEANAGVPSTQIGNSIVTTVSTVQVWARFQSKTNGCFSVAPIELNTYFPPKAINSTITVCDDNLDGVYEVNLMNYTNLYVDIPNTINTFTFYLTQSDAQNGVNPIANPQNFTANPFPQQIWVKVMNIPGCDDIATINFIIGTKVVLQNSGPFLLNNVCDTLNDGIENVNLTQYESQIFSGGTATFTYYTSLADLNSGTNAIPNPASYSFNQNLGLDTIYVKVSVPGLCPEIATIKISLKRVPIFEIPTQYFCPDATFSYTLKVEGHTIVSYVWTNPAGQIVSTTDTLVNAGMVGTYTVTVTSDNGCSYTTTFEAKYYDVPVIQNMIASGNTYTIIATGSQPILYSIDGINWQATNVFYNLPTGITTFYVKYVEGKCIVKQDGVILDIKNAITPNGDGHNDKWIIRNLHVFGTKMTNVKVFDRYQYLIFEQNTNTEIIWDGTISGRPIPTSSYWYVITLPDGRTFTGWVLVKNNN; encoded by the coding sequence ATGACAAAATATTTACAGACTTTCTTGCTGTTTGTGAGTTGCTATGCTTATTCTCAAGTTCCCGTAAGTGTAAAAGTAAAAGACGCTTTGGGAAATGAAAATTTTCATGTAACATGCACAAATGATCTCGATGCTAACGGCTGTATTCCGCTTCATGTAGAATATCCGGAGCTGAAACAAGCTACAACGTACCAATTGACACAAGGAACGTATGATCCGCCAATTCCACTGAACCAAGGGACGGCGCTGAATGCCAATTTTGACGATCTATTTACGCCAAAAATAGATTTACCATTTAAGTTTTGCTTTTTTAATCAATATTTTGAATCTGTTGTGATCGGTTCAAACGGAATGGTTACTTTCGACCTGAATCAGCAGGGAAATATCAATTATCCCAATGTTCTTTGGCAAAATCCTAATCAGGGTTTACCCAAGAATTCTATTTTCGGAGTATATCATGATATGGTCTTTTCTGCCGCAGATGCTTCTGAAATTTATTATTCTACAATAGGAACTGCGCCTTACCGCAAATTTGTCATCAGTTATTATGACGGAAGAGTCGCTGGTTGTACAGATCGGTCTTCATCACAAATTGTTTTACATGAAACAACAAATATTGTAGAAGTTTTTGTTGATAAAAAACTCACACCCTGCCCAACCAGAAAGTTTGAAAATGCTCTGATTGGAATTATAAATGATACGGGAAGTTTAGGATATTCTCCGGCTTCAAGAAATACAGGGAATTGGCAAGCTATGCAGGAAGCATGGAAATTTACTCCCACTGGAAGTACGATTCAACCAACAGTAACGTGGACTAATTCTGCAGGACAAACTGTGGCATCAGGAATTCAGGCTACTTTATGCCCAACACAGAATGAAGTTTATACCGCCAATGTTGTTTTTAATATTTGCGGAAATAGCAATCTGACGCTGACTGATGATTTTACACTTGATTTTGATCCATCTTATCCAATTTCAAGAGATTATACCCAGGATTTTTGTGGAAATGCTCCAATTCAGCTTAATCTGAATGATTTTAAACCTAATGTAACTTCACAAAATCCAGCGAGTTTTAATTTTACTTTTCATCAGTCTTTAACTGATGCACAAAATAATCAGAATAGTATTTCTACAAGTTATTCGCTCAATTCCAATAAGGTTTTATATGTAAGAATTCAAAACCCCAATGTTCCCGGATGTTTCAGAGTGGCAGTTCTTACTTTGAATTTCATCACCAAAAATCTTTTGACAGATAGTATTTTGCTTTGTGACACCAATAATGACGGAATTGAACAGAACTATGATTTAAGTTTCTTAAACAGTCAGCTTTTTCCTGCAGGAACATCTGGATTTTCATATTATCTGTCTCAGTCGGATGCTCAAAATAATACGAATGCAGTAACAACGGCAAATATTATAGTGAACACAAAAGTTTGGGTGAGATTACAGGATGCCGCATGTACTTATATTCTCGGACCTGTAAATTTTACTTTTCAACCGGGAGTTAATGCCAATTCACCGATTAATTTTTCGTACACGATGTGCGACATTAATGCAGATAATAATGAACCTTTTGATTTTGCTTTAAATATTGGACCTTTAATTACAACACAACCGGGAGTTACTTTTACCGTTTATCAGACTTTTGCAGAAGCATATAATAATTCAGGAACGGTAGTAGGAACGATAAAAGAAGGGCAGTACACGGTTTACATTAGAGTTCAGATTCCGGGAGGATGTTTTGCAGTTGTTACCGTTAATCTAAATATTACCTTCACCAAAATTTTGGTTAATGATAAAAATGAATATATCTGCTTCAATGGAACAGAAGATATTACGGTGAATCTACAAACGCTTTCTGCAAACATGCTCGTTACTCCTTCAACAGTTCCTGTTACTGAGTTTTACGATAATTATTCAGCTGCATTAGACGGAATAAATCCTATTTCACCAACCCAAACGATTACAGAAAACGGAAACTTTGTAAGCAAAACATTTTATGTTCGGTTTGAGCAAAGCGAAACGTGTTATACAATTAGAGCAATTAATGTACATTTGGTTCATCCGGTGATTGTAGATTCCAATTTTAGTGTTTGTGATTTTAATAATGATAATACAGAAGTTGTTCCGCTCGCTCAGTTTTCTGGGGCAATTATCGGAAATCAGAACGCAACTACAACTTTTTATCTAACACAAGCTGATGCTCAGAACGGAACCAATCCTGTAACCAGTGTAAATGTTGTTGGTACAAGACAGCTTTTCGTGAAAATTAATTCTTACAATTGTACTCAGATTTATCCGGTGACCATCAGTTTGATATCAACTCCGGCTGTAAATTCTGTTGTAAATATCAATCTGACCAATATTTGTGATAACAATAATGATGGAGTAGAGCTGTACAATCTTTTGTCGGCTCAACCTCAGATTTATAGTGGTTCGAATGTTACATTTACATATTACACTTCTTATGATCCTGCAACGCATGTTTTTTCGGGATTAATCGCAAACCCGAATGAGTTTCCTATTCCGGGAAATGCAACAGTTTTTGTAAAAGTGCAGTTTAATAACAATGAATGCTTTTCTGCATCACAATTGAATATTCAGATGACTTTTTTACCGGTGATTGTACTGAAGAATGCTGTTTTAAATACGTGTGACGAAGATTTTAATCTGAATGAAACCTTTCAGCTGAATGATGCAATTCCGCAGATGTTTTTAGCTTCTCAAAATACATATCCGCTTTCTGATATGACCATTACTTATTACAATACTTTAGCAGAAGCCAATGCAGGAGTTCCTTCCACTCAGATTGGAAATAGTATTGTAACAACAGTTTCTACGGTGCAGGTTTGGGCAAGATTTCAATCGAAAACGAACGGTTGCTTTTCAGTCGCGCCGATTGAGTTGAATACATATTTTCCTCCAAAAGCAATTAATTCAACCATAACAGTTTGTGATGATAATCTTGATGGTGTTTATGAAGTCAATCTGATGAATTATACCAATCTTTATGTGGATATTCCGAATACAATCAATACTTTCACTTTTTATCTTACTCAAAGTGATGCACAAAACGGAGTAAATCCAATTGCAAATCCTCAAAATTTTACTGCAAATCCTTTTCCACAACAGATTTGGGTAAAAGTGATGAATATTCCTGGATGTGATGATATTGCAACAATTAATTTTATTATTGGAACTAAAGTGGTACTTCAAAATTCAGGACCGTTCCTTCTAAATAATGTCTGCGATACCTTAAATGACGGAATAGAAAATGTAAATCTTACTCAATATGAATCACAGATTTTCTCAGGCGGCACGGCTACCTTTACTTATTACACTTCTTTAGCTGATTTAAATTCAGGAACAAATGCAATTCCGAATCCTGCAAGTTATTCTTTCAATCAAAACTTAGGATTAGATACCATTTATGTAAAAGTAAGCGTTCCCGGATTATGTCCTGAAATAGCAACCATTAAAATTTCTCTTAAAAGAGTTCCTATTTTTGAAATCCCAACCCAGTATTTCTGTCCTGATGCGACATTCAGCTATACTTTAAAAGTCGAAGGACATACGATTGTAAGCTATGTATGGACAAATCCTGCCGGACAAATAGTTTCTACTACAGATACTCTCGTTAATGCTGGAATGGTAGGAACCTATACCGTAACGGTAACATCAGATAACGGATGTTCTTACACGACTACTTTTGAAGCAAAATATTACGATGTTCCGGTCATTCAGAATATGATTGCGAGCGGTAATACCTATACGATTATTGCTACCGGTTCGCAGCCAATTCTCTATTCAATTGACGGAATTAATTGGCAGGCAACGAATGTTTTCTATAATTTACCGACAGGAATTACAACATTTTATGTAAAATATGTTGAAGGAAAATGTATTGTAAAACAAGACGGTGTTATTTTAGATATTAAAAATGCAATTACACCAAACGGAGACGGGCATAATGATAAATGGATCATCAGAAACCTTCATGTTTTCGGAACAAAAATGACGAACGTAAAAGTATTTGACCGTTATCAATATTTGATTTTCGAGCAGAATACCAATACCGAAATTATCTGGGACGGAACCATTTCAGGAAGACCAATACCAACTTCAAGTTATTGGTATGTTATCACACTTCCGGATGGAAGAACGTTTACAGGATGGGTTTTAGTGAAGAATAATAATTAA
- a CDS encoding endonuclease domain-containing protein yields MNEILTEINGVFIRRNFVENLPYNPNLKKLLSGKRKAGILSEVVLWKIVRAKTFHNIDFDRQRIIGNYIVDFYVKNLGLIVEIDGWSYDTKEIYDEVRQKYLESLGLKIFRITDFDVKNNLSVVMKDLEEFIIENFRFQIIPLLWRGGLIFKEN; encoded by the coding sequence ATGAATGAAATCTTAACAGAAATCAACGGAGTTTTTATCCGCAGGAACTTCGTAGAAAATCTACCTTATAATCCAAACTTAAAGAAACTCTTATCAGGAAAACGAAAAGCCGGAATTCTAAGCGAAGTAGTTCTTTGGAAAATAGTTCGGGCAAAAACATTTCACAATATAGATTTTGACCGTCAAAGAATTATTGGAAACTATATTGTAGATTTTTATGTGAAAAATTTAGGATTAATCGTTGAAATTGACGGTTGGAGTTATGATACCAAAGAAATTTACGATGAGGTGAGACAAAAGTATCTTGAATCCTTAGGTTTAAAAATTTTCAGGATTACAGATTTTGATGTGAAAAATAACTTGTCTGTTGTAATGAAAGACCTTGAAGAATTTATTATTGAAAATTTTCGGTTCCAAATTATTCCCCTCCTTTGGAGGGGTGGATTAATTTTCAAAGAAAATTAA
- a CDS encoding urocanate hydratase translates to MTFQEQIQQGIPNQLPQAKPYETNINHAPKRKEILTDEEKKLDLKNALRYFEPQFHAELIQEFKKELDEFGRIYMYRFRPDYEMKARDIAEYPGKSEQAKAIMLMIQNNLDYAVAQHPHELITYGGNGAVFSNWAQYLLTMKYLSEMTDEQTLTMYSGHPMGLFPSHKDAPRVVVTNGMMIPNYSKPDDWEKFNALGVTQYGQMTAGSYMYIGPQGIVHGTTITVLNAFRKINKEPKGGLFVTSGLGGMSGAQPKAGNIAGCVTVIAEVNPKITKIRHDQGWVNEIHENLDELVERVKKAQEAQEVVSLAYLGNIVEVWEKFDQENLRIDIGSDQTSLHNPWAGGYYPVGISFEESNTMMAENPELFKEKVQETLRRHAAAINKHTEKRTYFFDYGNAFLLEASRAGADVMSENPTLGREFKFPSYVQDIMGPMCFDYGFGPFRWVCTSGKPEDLQKTDEIACQVLEEMIQNSPEEIQQQMKDNIQWIKGAQENKLVVGSQARILYADAEGRMKIAEAFNKAIKNGEIGAVVLGRDHHDVSGTDSPYRETSNIYDGSRFTADMAIHNVIGDSFRGATWVSIHNGGGVGWGEVINGGFGMLLDGSDDADRRLKSMLFWDVNNGISRRSWARNEGAVFAIKRAMEAEPNLKVTLPNFVDESLF, encoded by the coding sequence ATGACTTTCCAAGAACAGATACAGCAAGGTATTCCAAATCAATTACCTCAGGCTAAACCATACGAAACGAATATCAATCACGCACCGAAACGTAAAGAAATTTTAACGGATGAAGAGAAAAAACTCGATCTGAAAAACGCTTTACGTTATTTCGAACCTCAGTTTCATGCAGAATTAATTCAAGAGTTTAAAAAAGAACTAGATGAATTCGGAAGAATTTATATGTACCGTTTCCGTCCTGATTATGAGATGAAAGCGAGAGACATTGCAGAATATCCGGGAAAATCTGAGCAGGCAAAAGCGATTATGTTGATGATTCAGAACAATCTGGATTATGCAGTGGCACAACATCCTCACGAATTGATTACTTATGGTGGAAATGGTGCGGTATTCTCCAACTGGGCTCAATATCTTTTGACGATGAAATATTTGTCTGAAATGACAGACGAACAAACATTGACAATGTATTCAGGTCATCCGATGGGATTATTTCCTTCTCATAAAGATGCGCCGAGAGTGGTGGTGACGAACGGAATGATGATCCCGAATTATTCTAAACCGGATGATTGGGAAAAGTTCAATGCATTGGGTGTGACGCAGTACGGACAAATGACGGCAGGATCTTATATGTACATCGGGCCACAAGGAATTGTTCATGGAACTACGATCACAGTTTTAAACGCTTTCAGAAAAATAAATAAAGAACCAAAAGGCGGATTGTTCGTTACCTCTGGTTTAGGTGGAATGTCTGGAGCTCAACCAAAAGCAGGAAATATTGCAGGTTGTGTTACGGTAATTGCAGAAGTCAATCCGAAGATCACCAAAATCCGTCATGATCAGGGATGGGTGAATGAAATTCATGAAAATCTTGATGAATTGGTGGAAAGAGTAAAAAAAGCTCAGGAAGCTCAAGAAGTAGTTTCTCTGGCTTATCTTGGAAACATCGTTGAGGTTTGGGAAAAATTTGATCAGGAAAATCTAAGAATCGATATCGGTTCAGATCAGACTTCGCTTCACAATCCTTGGGCGGGAGGTTATTATCCTGTTGGGATTTCGTTTGAAGAATCCAATACGATGATGGCAGAAAACCCTGAATTATTCAAAGAAAAAGTTCAGGAAACTTTGAGAAGACACGCTGCGGCAATCAATAAACATACAGAAAAAAGAACGTATTTCTTCGATTACGGAAACGCATTTTTATTGGAAGCTTCAAGAGCCGGAGCTGATGTAATGTCTGAAAATCCAACGTTGGGAAGAGAGTTTAAATTCCCTTCTTATGTTCAGGATATTATGGGACCGATGTGTTTTGATTATGGTTTCGGACCGTTCCGTTGGGTTTGTACAAGCGGAAAACCTGAAGATTTACAAAAAACAGATGAAATTGCTTGTCAGGTTTTAGAAGAAATGATCCAAAATTCTCCCGAAGAAATCCAACAGCAAATGAAGGATAATATTCAATGGATCAAAGGGGCGCAGGAAAATAAATTGGTGGTCGGTTCACAGGCGAGAATTTTATACGCTGATGCAGAAGGAAGAATGAAAATCGCTGAAGCTTTTAACAAAGCCATTAAAAACGGAGAAATCGGAGCGGTAGTTTTGGGTAGAGATCATCACGATGTTTCGGGGACGGATTCGCCGTACAGAGAGACTTCCAATATTTATGACGGTTCGAGATTTACGGCAGATATGGCGATTCACAATGTGATCGGTGACAGTTTCCGTGGGGCAACCTGGGTTTCTATTCACAATGGAGGCGGTGTTGGCTGGGGCGAAGTGATCAACGGTGGATTCGGGATGCTATTGGATGGAAGCGATGATGCCGACAGAAGATTAAAGTCAATGCTTTTCTGGGACGTCAACAACGGAATTTCAAGACGAAGCTGGGCAAGAAATGAAGGTGCTGTTTTCGCGATTAAAAGAGCAATGGAAGCTGAGCCGAATCTGAAAGTGACGTTGCCGAATTTTGTGGATGAGAGTCTTTTTTAA
- a CDS encoding DUF6624 domain-containing protein yields MKIKKIVFSILTALVLVISIFLYMNRDKFVYVGSVDIIEVDCSKKRQILSEVLESDQRIRKSNEPIKYAKEDHRNQELVISIIEKCGMPTLKEVNQRQMDAIWLGLQHSTKEIRKKYFPQIEKAVKNGDLSKQQYALMKDRMLMDEGNPQIYGSQIENGKLYKLENPETVNERRKEMGMEPIEDYLKNFNIQFNPN; encoded by the coding sequence ATGAAAATAAAAAAAATAGTATTTAGCATATTAACCGCTCTTGTTTTAGTAATATCAATATTCCTTTATATGAATAGGGATAAATTTGTCTATGTAGGTTCAGTAGATATTATTGAAGTCGATTGTAGCAAAAAACGTCAAATCCTGAGCGAAGTTTTAGAAAGTGACCAAAGAATTAGAAAATCAAATGAACCCATCAAATATGCTAAAGAAGATCATAGGAATCAAGAATTAGTGATTAGCATTATTGAAAAGTGTGGTATGCCAACATTAAAGGAGGTGAATCAAAGACAAATGGATGCAATCTGGTTGGGACTGCAACATAGTACTAAAGAAATCAGAAAAAAATATTTTCCACAAATAGAGAAAGCGGTAAAAAATGGAGACTTATCTAAACAGCAATATGCATTGATGAAAGATAGGATGTTAATGGACGAAGGAAACCCCCAAATATATGGTTCACAAATAGAAAATGGTAAATTATATAAATTAGAAAATCCTGAAACTGTGAACGAAAGAAGAAAAGAAATGGGAATGGAACCAATAGAGGATTATTTAAAGAATTTCAATATTCAGTTCAATCCGAATTAA
- a CDS encoding bromodomain-containing protein: protein MKYTDVFVPGGFPQHTYNPRRDKGLEEKIEEANNNLCKLVTITGQTKSGKTVLTKKIYPKDTSIWIDGGSIKTEDDFWNSLIDKLEYFQVESFSMIEEKSGSSSTENHLKGGIKIIEGGIKSQVTEGDKTSTVSLRTKNVSTKISAINALEFYKTPLIIDDFHYIERELQGSIIRALKAPIFEGVPVLIIAIPHKRYDAMKVEKEMTGRISQVSIPIWTSEELRFIADTGFSILKEDISNKIIDYLTNEAFGSPHLMQEFCRNISKILSNGEALSKEKVEVIFSEIADNIGRPIFEKLMRGPRQRTDRIQRKLKSGETVDIYGLILKTLAYLKPGLVSIEYEELRQGMKEILLTQMPQIHEVARVLKTMSRIAATDESSAPVIDFDDVEKKLHITDPFFSFYLKWGKI, encoded by the coding sequence ATGAAATACACAGATGTTTTTGTACCAGGCGGATTTCCTCAACACACTTACAATCCTAGACGAGATAAGGGGCTAGAAGAAAAAATTGAAGAGGCTAATAATAATTTATGTAAACTGGTAACAATAACTGGTCAAACGAAATCTGGAAAGACAGTTCTAACAAAAAAAATATATCCGAAAGATACTTCTATTTGGATTGATGGAGGATCAATAAAAACAGAAGATGATTTTTGGAATTCTTTGATTGATAAATTAGAATATTTCCAAGTGGAAAGTTTTTCAATGATTGAAGAAAAATCGGGGAGTTCTTCAACTGAAAACCATTTAAAAGGTGGAATTAAAATCATAGAGGGTGGAATTAAAAGCCAAGTGACTGAAGGTGACAAAACCAGCACTGTATCTTTACGAACAAAAAATGTTAGCACTAAAATTTCTGCAATCAATGCGTTGGAGTTTTACAAAACACCTTTAATAATTGATGATTTCCATTACATAGAAAGAGAATTACAAGGATCAATAATTCGAGCATTGAAAGCTCCAATTTTTGAAGGCGTTCCTGTTTTAATTATTGCTATTCCTCATAAAAGATATGATGCCATGAAAGTTGAAAAAGAGATGACTGGTAGGATATCACAAGTTTCGATACCAATATGGACATCTGAGGAATTAAGATTTATTGCTGATACAGGTTTTAGTATACTGAAGGAGGATATTTCTAATAAAATTATAGATTATTTAACTAACGAGGCTTTTGGAAGTCCGCATTTAATGCAAGAGTTTTGTAGAAATATTTCAAAAATATTAAGTAATGGTGAGGCACTAAGTAAAGAAAAAGTTGAAGTAATATTTTCAGAAATAGCTGATAACATTGGTCGACCAATTTTTGAGAAACTTATGAGGGGGCCAAGACAAAGAACTGACAGGATTCAAAGAAAACTCAAGTCTGGAGAAACGGTTGATATATATGGTTTAATTCTAAAAACTTTAGCATACCTTAAGCCAGGCTTAGTAAGCATAGAATATGAGGAGTTACGACAAGGAATGAAGGAAATCCTTCTAACTCAGATGCCTCAAATACATGAAGTAGCAAGAGTTTTAAAAACAATGTCCAGAATTGCTGCGACGGATGAAAGCTCAGCTCCTGTTATCGATTTTGATGATGTGGAAAAAAAGTTACATATAACCGATCCATTTTTTTCATTTTATTTGAAATGGGGTAAAATATAA
- a CDS encoding type II toxin-antitoxin system RelE/ParE family toxin: MEIRFSKASFDDLDEIEDYLLNRWNDKVLDDFNLKLDQTLNLIIDGIAVFQKYEGTNYHKILITKHNTLIYSLDQEILTIHRILQNFQDPDNNYESLK; the protein is encoded by the coding sequence ATGGAAATTCGATTTAGTAAAGCATCTTTTGATGACCTCGATGAGATTGAAGATTATCTTTTGAACAGATGGAATGATAAGGTGTTGGATGATTTTAATCTAAAGCTTGATCAAACTTTAAATCTAATTATTGATGGAATTGCTGTATTTCAAAAATATGAAGGAACAAATTATCATAAAATTTTAATTACAAAGCATAATACTTTAATCTACAGTTTGGATCAAGAAATACTTACAATCCATAGAATCCTCCAAAACTTCCAAGATCCTGATAACAATTACGAATCTTTGAAATAA
- a CDS encoding Rossmann-fold NAD(P)-binding domain-containing protein gives MKKLGIIGCGWLGNYIAERLSNQYEIFATTTSESKIKELQSKGYHPTLVDFPDHPSEAISTWDVLPQLDAVIITVPFSGIRGAQVSMKEKQQNLLEFLGDYKGQLFLMSSTGVYPQTDKDFTEDNQPAEEVESENFILHQFPNANVLRLAGLMGDQRLLKNYNISNLEMLVNHIHYADICSVVEKMLDNHSESKVYNVVAPIHPNKEEVINAQKDLPYSGERMEIGRTISPNKIIEELNFEFQYPDPRYFHL, from the coding sequence ATGAAAAAACTAGGAATCATCGGCTGTGGCTGGCTCGGAAATTATATTGCAGAACGATTATCCAATCAATATGAAATTTTCGCAACAACGACGTCCGAATCTAAAATAAAAGAACTACAATCAAAAGGTTATCATCCAACATTGGTTGATTTTCCTGATCATCCATCTGAAGCAATATCAACTTGGGATGTTTTACCACAATTAGATGCTGTGATTATTACCGTTCCGTTTTCAGGAATTAGAGGAGCACAAGTCTCTATGAAAGAAAAACAGCAGAATCTTTTGGAATTTCTTGGAGATTATAAAGGTCAATTGTTTTTAATGAGCTCAACGGGAGTTTATCCTCAGACTGACAAAGATTTTACAGAAGATAATCAACCTGCAGAAGAGGTAGAAAGTGAGAATTTCATTTTGCATCAATTTCCAAATGCTAATGTTCTGAGATTGGCCGGATTAATGGGGGATCAGCGTCTTTTAAAGAATTATAATATTTCAAATTTAGAAATGTTGGTGAATCATATTCATTATGCAGATATTTGTTCGGTAGTAGAAAAAATGCTGGACAATCATTCTGAATCTAAAGTGTACAATGTGGTTGCGCCTATTCATCCAAACAAAGAAGAGGTGATCAATGCTCAGAAAGATTTGCCTTATTCAGGCGAAAGAATGGAGATTGGAAGAACGATCTCTCCAAATAAAATAATTGAAGAGTTGAATTTCGAATTTCAATATCCTGATCCGAGGTATTTTCATTTGTAG